The Panicum hallii strain FIL2 chromosome 9, PHallii_v3.1, whole genome shotgun sequence genome has a window encoding:
- the LOC112875763 gene encoding GDSL esterase/lipase EXL3-like — protein sequence MASKRAVSRSLLLVIATAVLVRPFCCAVDAPTSAANQTRPPALFVFGDSIVDPGNNNALTTLIRCNFPPYGQDFPGHNATGRFSNGRVPSDILASRLGIKEYLPAYLGTQLSDFDLLTGVSFASGGCGFDPLTAELVSVLTMDNQLDLFKEYKEKLKRITGARRAGEIVATSVYMVVTGTDDLANTYFTTPFRRDYDLESYIEFVVRCASDFIKKLYGQGARRINVAGAPPIGCVPSQRTNAGGLERDCVPLYNQASVVLNAALEKEIKRLNGSAELPGSVLKYIDLYTPLLDMIQRPGAYGFDVTNRGCCGTGVFEVTMMCNRYTAHPCRDPSKFLFWDTYHLTERGYDLLMEQIINRYGL from the exons ATGGCGAGCAAGCGAGCGGTGTCGCGATCCCTCCTGCTCGTGATCGCGACGGCGGTGCTAGTGCGTCCGTTCTGCTGCGCCGTCGATGCTCCGACGTCGGCGGCGAACCAGACGCGCCCCCCGGCGCTGTTCGTGTTCGGGGACTCCATCGTGGACCCGGGCAACAACAACGCCCTCACCACGCTGATCCGCTGCAACTTCCCGCCCTACGGCCAGGACTTCCCCGGCCACAACGCCACCGGCAGGTTCAGCAACGGCAGGGTCCCCAGCGACATCCTCG CCAGCCGGCTGGGCATCAAGGAGTACTTGCCGGCGTACCTCGGCACGCAGCTCAGCGACTTCGACCTCCTCACCGGCGTCAGCTTCGCctccggcggctgcggcttcgACCCCCTCACCGCCGAGCTCGTG TCGGTGCTCACCATGGACAACCAGCTGGATCTGTTCAAGGAGTACAAGGAGAAGCTGAAGCGCATCACCGGCGCGCGGCGTGCCGGCGAGATCGTCGCGACGAGCGTCTACATGGTGGTCACAGGCACCGACGACCTGGCCAACACCTACTTCACGACGCCGTTCCGGCGGGACTACGACCTCGAGTCCTACATCGAGTTCGTCGTGCGGTGCGCCTCCGACTTCATCAAGAAGCTGTACGGGCAGGGCGCGCGGCGGATCAACGTCGCCGGCGCGCCGCCCATCGGGTGCGTGCCATCGCAGCGGACCAACGCCGGCGGGCTCGAACGGGACTGCGTGCCGCTGTACAACCAGGCCTCCGTCGTGCTCAACGCGGCGCTGGAGAAGGAGATCAAGCGGCTCAACGGCAGCGCCGAGCTCCCGGGCTCCGTGCTCAAGTACATCGACCTCTACACGCCGCTGCTCGACATGATCCAGCGCCCCGGCGCCTACG GATTCGACGTGACGAACAGGGGGTGCTGCGGAACGGGGGTGTTCGAGGTGACGATGATGTGCAACCGCTACACGGCGCACCCCTGCAGGGACCCCAGCAAGTTCCTCTTCTGGGACACCTACCACCTCACCGAGAGAGGCTACGACCTCCTCATGGAGCAGATTATAAACCGGTACGGGCTCTGA
- the LOC112875764 gene encoding F-box protein At4g35930, which translates to MGSGSVTLKQKKRVKHAKNKYLKPGALAQIRYTRSTSRDIGKKRILLNVKDELEISPQAEVLLESTRPILSPARLNFEPFGSNKGQILPRTPRTPDAAEFDGDSRLESLPLDLLIKIMCCLHHDQLKAVFHVSKRIRKAVELARQYHFNYTTPDRSRQELLLNKTPLPTEHWPFLRIDGKDVRVSTPRTPRAPKHAARLSRLKLVDVKPITAVLFQESSTSFPSKRLRRSMPPGLPRPVSKAAPSPRVLRYEEELCEAVAQNKLL; encoded by the exons ATGGGGTCTGGATCAGTGACTCTGAAGCAAAAGAAACGAGTGAAACATGCAAAGAACAAGTACTTGAAACCTGGTGCCCTGGCTCAGATTCGTTATACTAGGAGTACCAGCAGGGACATAGGGAAGAAAAGGATTCTGTTGAATGTGAAAGATGAGCTGGAGATATCGCCACAGGCTGAGGTTCTCTTAGAAAGCACAAGACCAATTTTATCCCCCGCAAGACTCAATTTTGAGCCGTTTGGTAGCAATAAAGGACAGATATTGCCAAGGACTCCGAGGACTCCTGATGCAGCTGAGTTTGATGGTGATTCAAGACTTGAATCGCTTCCACTTGATTTGCTG ATCAAGATAATGTGTTGCTTGCACCATGACCAACTGAAGGCTGTTTTCCATGTTTCCAAAAGGATTCGAAAAGCA GTTGAACTGGCGAGGCAGTACCATTTCAACTATACTACACCAGATCGAAGCAGACAGGAATTACTCCTAAACAAGACTCCTCTTCCAACGGAGCATTGGCCTTTCTTGAG AATCGATGGCAAGGATGTGCGTGTTTCCACCCCAAGGACCCCACGGGCCCCAAAACATGCTGCTCGCCTTTCACGCCTTAAGCTGGTTGATGTGAAGCCAATCACAGCAGTTCTTTTCCAGGAGTCTTCTACTTCTTTTCCTTCAAAGCGTCTCCGACGCTCAATGCCACCTGGACTGCCAAGACCTGTATCCAAAGCTGCACCCTCGCCTCGAGTTTTACGATACGAGGAGGAGCTTTGTGAAGCTGTGGCACAGAATAAGCTTCTTTGA
- the LOC112876143 gene encoding uncharacterized protein LOC112876143 translates to MASSSSSPSNPASPQPPPLLLTPPEPAPPPPPPPPEARPRPRATVADGVRGLVRSGETLIRAVFRGSSAHPRHHLQQHHLHQQQPQHHSPADIMKRLQRETFSDVMKFMEKHDQIEHILSLYKSGKGFEFLHLPIQVKIALDAVGALFLVDGNEFEQAKATLDKAGKRTGLSSRFIFESKTRGNDTIAAELSTRLGAGAHLGEEIGRPVELTRLQYNARINKWLSMILVPFGAQCNNFLHSSSMIQNLRTQASFDGPPSFLEHHNCAAGLRIEGSKYTASFAELIFGSGGLDSGGGGTNRMTTFGQVSYRPANDVKLNLSGLWQLHSLSPRFNNLGILAIPLGSLKPEKATAADTEEQTELSVKFHRHAGANLHTVESTVAVHGASPAQHLAQSIALMVDCELYETLKAEAWFQMERSNSGSVRWGFSLSDIPENELGWGVRVGGTAEGRKHHLQQLDLEGYLNFNLGKGARLQPGLVYAKMGEKMAPALLLRSSWFM, encoded by the exons ATGGCCTCTTCCTCATCCTCGCCATCCAACCCGGcgtcgccgcagccgccgcctctgctgctgacgccgccggagcccgcgcctccacctcctccgccgccgccggaggccAGGCCCAGGCCGAGGGCCACCGTCGCCGACGGCGTCCGCGGCCTGGTCAGGTCCGGCGAGACGCTCATCCGCGCCGTGTTCCGGGGCAGCTCCGCCCACCCGCGCCATCATCTGCAGCAGCACCACCTTCACCAACAACAGCCGCAGCATCACAGCCCT GCTGATATCATGAAGCGCTTGCAACGTGAAACATTCTCTGATGTCATGAAGTTCATGGAGAAACACGATCAGATAGAACACATCCTTTCCTTATATAAAAGTGGCAAGGGGTTCGAGTTCCTACATCTCCCTATCCAGGTGAAAATAGCACTTGATGCGGTTGGGGCACTGTTTCTTGTTGATGGTAATGAATTCGAACAAGCGAAAGCAACCCTTGACAAGGCCGGGAAAAGGACGGGCCTCAGCTCAAGGTTCATCTTTGAGTCGAAGACCAGGGGCAACGACACCATTGCTGCAGAGCTCTCAACCAGGCTCGGAGCAGGTGCTCATCTTGGGGAGGAAATCGGGAGGCCTGTAGAGCTGACTAGACTGCAGTACAACGCCCGGATCAACAAATGGCTGTCAATGATCCTAGTCCCATTTGGAGCCCAATGCAACAACTTCTTGCATAGTTCAAGCATGATTCAG AATCTGCGGACCCAAGCCTCTTTCGACGGGCCACCATCATTTTTAGAACATCACAACTGTGCTGCTGGTTTGAGAATCGAAGGATCCAAATATACTGCCTCCTTTGCCGAGCTAATCTTTGGTTCAGGAGGACTAGACAGTGGCGGTGGAGGGACTAACCGCATGACAACATTTGGGCAAGTGTCCTACAGACCAGCCAATGATGTCAAGCTCAATCTGTCAGGGCTTTGGCAGCTCCACTCGTTGTCGCCCCGGTTCAACAATCTTGGAATCCTTGCTATTCCACTAGGCAGCCTGAAACCAGAAAAAGCCACAGCAGCTGATACGGAAGAACAGACAGAATTGAGTGTGAAGTTCCACCGTCATGCTGGTGCCAATTTACACACCGTGGAATCAACGGTTGCGGTGCACGGTGCCTCTCCTGCACAGCACCTAGCGCAGTCGATCGCGCTGATGGTGGACTGTGAACTCTATGAAACTCTCAAGGCAGAAGCCTGGTTTCAGATGGAGAGGTCCAACAGTGGATCGGTGCGCTGGGGTTTCTCATTGTCCGACATCCCGGAGAACGAACTTGGGTGGGGTGTGAGGGTGGGTGGCACGGCTGAAGGAAGAAAACATCACCTGCAGCAACTGGACCTGGAAGGGTACCTCAACTTCAACCTTGGCAAGGGGGCGAGACTGCAGCCAGGACTTGTGTATGCCAAAATGGGTGAGAAGATGGCGCCAGCGCTGCTTCTGCGGTCGTCATGGTTCATGTGA